The following proteins come from a genomic window of Triticum aestivum cultivar Chinese Spring chromosome 6A, IWGSC CS RefSeq v2.1, whole genome shotgun sequence:
- the LOC123131192 gene encoding protein LAZ1 homolog 2, producing MTSNGSSSFQGFYRNLHTPAVLIGAGFVLVALLISLWLILQHLRSYRNPSEQKWIIAVLFMVPVYASESIISLWHSEFSLACDILRNCYEAFALYAFGRYLVACLGGERQVVGLLEKERMEELSEQLLESQEKAKNRNQSRLCDFFCDPNAMGESLYTIIKFGLVQYMILKTFCAFLAFILELFGAYGDGEFKWNYGYPYIALVINFSQTWALYCLVKFYNATHERLQEIRPLAKFISFKAIVFATWWQGIGITIICHTGLLPKEGKVQNGIQDFLICIEMAIAAITHAFVFGVEPYQHIPVHDREHREVAHEESKMELRVDVDDGSNAVPAIVEQKETNVKTPGTSIRESVEDVVLGGGHHVVKDVALTISQAMEPVEKGVGKIQETFHHVSLKPEDKKKPDIEVEERVTENVVDNGEAVAVDAEVKVETRVKDKGDGSGSMERLKSKE from the exons ATGACATCGAATGGATCCTCTAGCTTCCAGGGGTTCTACAGGAACCTCCACACCCCGGCGGTGCTCATCGGAGCCGGGTTCGTGCTCGTCGCGCTGCTCATCTCGCTCTGGCTCATACTGCAGCACCTTAGATCCTACAGAAACCCTTCG GAGCAGAAATGGATCATAGCTGTCTTGTTTATGGTGCCTGTATATGCGTCTGAATCT ATAATATCGCTGTGGCATTCGGAATTCTCCTTGGCCTGTGATATATTGCGGAATTGTTATGAAGCATTTGCTTTGTATGCCTTTGGACGATACTTGGTTGCATGCCTGG GGGGAGAACGGCAGGTTGTTGGCCTGCTTGAAAAAGAAAGAATGGAAGAGCTAAGTGAACAGTTGCTTGAGAGTCAAGAGAAGGCAAAAAATCGTAATCAAAGTAGACTGTGCGACTTCTTTTGCGATCCTAATGCAATGGGGGAGAGCTTATACACAATTATAAAATTCGGCCTTGTGCAATAT ATGATTCTGAAGACATTCTGTGCTTTCTTGGCATTTATCTTGGAGCTTTTTGGAGCATATGGAGATGGTGAATTCAAGTGGAACTATGG ATACCCTTACATCGCTCTTGTCATAAATTTCAGCCAGACATGGGCACTGTACTGTCTGGTGAAATTTTACAATGCAACGCATGAAAGGCTGCAGGAAATAAGGCCGCTAGCCAAGTTCATAAGTTTCAAGGCCATTGTATTCGCCACTTGGTGGCAGGGAATCGGAATCACAATCATCTGCCATACGGGGCTCCTGCCTAAGGAGGGCAAGGTGCAAAATGGGATTCAAGACTTTCTGATTTGTATCGAG ATGGCTATCGCGGCCATCACACATGCTTTTGTCTTCGGGGTGGAGCCGTACCAGCACATCCCGGTCCATGACCGTGAGCACAGGGAGGTGGCCCATGaggagagcaaaatggagttgagGGTCGATGTCGATGATGGCAGCAATGCCGTGCCAGCTATCGTGGAGCAAAAAGAGACAAATGTCAAGACTCCAGGAACAAGCATCAGAGAGAGCGTTGAGGATGTCGTTCTGGGTGGTGGCCACCAT GTCGTCAAGGATGTGGCCCTGACCATCTCACAGGCAATGGAGCCTGTGGAGAAAGGCGTCGGGAAGATCCAGGAAACCTTCCACCACGTCTCGCTGAAGCCGGAGGACAAGAAGAAACCCGACATCGAGGTGGAGGAGCGTGTCACCGAGAATGTAGTGGACAACGGCGAAGCTGTCGCGGTTGATGCGGAGGTGAAGGTCGAAACAAGGGTGAAAGACAAGGGCGATGGCAGCGGATCTATGGAGAGGTTGAAATCAAAAGAATAA